The window AAAATTACAGAGTTGCAGAATACAAGAAAATGAACAAGGAGAAGGGGAGGACAAAGTCCAGCATTGGCGGGAGGCAAGTAATCTTTATCAGCAAAATACAGGAAGCCAAAAATGTAGATATATGAGGACAAATTgtcactaaaataatttttttcagaaaaGGAAGCTCAATCATCAACTTCAGCTTTAATCTCTCTCAGCAAGTCGTCCTTGTAATCCTCAAATGTTCCTGGGAAATTTTTGACAGTACCATCTTCGACAACCCAGATTTGACTCCTTTCTTCATCCTCACATACACGTGATATCAATCTTGAATCATGACTAACAAGAACAACTCCACCGGTGAATTCATCCAGTGCATCGGCCAATGCATCAATACTTTGCATGTCCAGATGATTGGTGGGTTCATCTAACAATAAAATGTGTGGATTTGACATGGAGATAGATGTGAAGACCACCCGAGCTTTCTGCCCTCCTGATAGTTTGGCAATAGGAGTAAGATGGTTATGACTTGGTAGCCCAAACTTACCAAGTTTTGCACGGACAGCCTCCTGCTTGCTAAGTCCCTCCTGATCTGGATGGAGACGCAGAAGATACTGCACAGCTGTTTCATCCATTGTTAGAAGGTCCACAAAGTGTTGGGAATATCTTCCTATCCTCAACTTCTGACTCCTTCGAACTTCACCCTCAGAAGGAACCAAATCACCAGCTAGAAGATTCAACAACGTAGATTTTCCAGCTCCATTAGGCCCAACAATGGCAACACGAGTCCCCATATCAATGCCAACATCAACATTTGAGAGCCTGAAATCTTCCCGGTTTGGGTAGCTAAAGCTGACTTCAATAAGCTGCAGAAGTGGGGGTGTGAGCTCAGTAGGTTCAGGAAAGTGAAACTCCACACTGTAATCCCTCCACTTCTGAGGTGCCTCTGGTGGGGCCTCATCCTCATCAACCTTGCCCTTGCCCTTGCCCTTGCTTTTTTCCTTAGCTGCTGCAAACTTAGCTTGatccttaacttttttttgctGAGCCTGGTTTCCACTCCTCTTAGCCGCTTGCAATTGCTTGGCATAAATATCATACTTCTTATTCATCTCTTTACGACGCTGTTCATACCCGCtctcaaaatcatcaaaatttccacgatagaaatgaagtttcaaaTCATGGAGATGAATAATCTCAGTACACACTGTGTTGAGAAAATCCCTATCATGTGAGACAACCACCAGAGTTTTCTTCCAACGGCACAAATACTCTTCCAACCAGAGAACAGCCCTCAGGTCAAGATGATTTGTGGGTTCATCAAGCAATAATAGAGTTGGTTGCACAAAAAGTGCTCGAGCTAAAGAAATTCTCATCCTCCAGCCACCACTAAAGGATTTTGTAGGACGGGCTTGCATATCCTTTGTAAAACCTAAACCAGCTAATATCTTTGATGCTTGAGCTTCAGCAGCATCAGATCCCATCAGCTGTAGTTTTTCATATAGCTCTGCTAGCTTCTCTCCTGTATCGTCTTCCTCATCATTATCTTTGTCTTCAACAGAAGCTGCATTCTGCAGAGAGGCAACTTCTTGTCGAATTTTAACAAGTTCGTCATTAGCAGAAACAACAGCTTCAAGAGCTGTTTTATCATCACCAACTACCTCCTGTTCAACCAGAAGGACATCAATAT of the Glycine max cultivar Williams 82 chromosome 13, Glycine_max_v4.0, whole genome shotgun sequence genome contains:
- the LOC100806865 gene encoding ABC transporter F family member 4, with product MGRKKTEDAGPSAKVKASSKDPAKKEKISVSAMLASMDEKPDKPKKVSSSSSKPKPKSAPKASTYTDGIDLPPSDDEDDDLLEEEEAKRSSQQQQRPGLKPLDVPIAEKELKKREKKDLLAAHVAEQAKKEALKDDHDAFTVVIGSRASVLDGGDDADANVKDITVENFSVSARGKELLKNATVKISHGKRYGLVGPNGKGKSTLLKLLAWRKIPVPKNIDVLLVEQEVVGDDKTALEAVVSANDELVKIRQEVASLQNAASVEDKDNDEEDDTGEKLAELYEKLQLMGSDAAEAQASKILAGLGFTKDMQARPTKSFSGGWRMRISLARALFVQPTLLLLDEPTNHLDLRAVLWLEEYLCRWKKTLVVVSHDRDFLNTVCTEIIHLHDLKLHFYRGNFDDFESGYEQRRKEMNKKYDIYAKQLQAAKRSGNQAQQKKVKDQAKFAAAKEKSKGKGKGKVDEDEAPPEAPQKWRDYSVEFHFPEPTELTPPLLQLIEVSFSYPNREDFRLSNVDVGIDMGTRVAIVGPNGAGKSTLLNLLAGDLVPSEGEVRRSQKLRIGRYSQHFVDLLTMDETAVQYLLRLHPDQEGLSKQEAVRAKLGKFGLPSHNHLTPIAKLSGGQKARVVFTSISMSNPHILLLDEPTNHLDMQSIDALADALDEFTGGVVLVSHDSRLISRVCEDEERSQIWVVEDGTVKNFPGTFEDYKDDLLREIKAEVDD